Proteins encoded together in one Mycobacterium simiae window:
- a CDS encoding lipoprotein LpqH: MTKPDVRPRRDPRIAGLGTVVLMIGLSGCSSSGGGPGAATTTTPATSSTTVMMDQHSHTITAKVECTTTAAAPHATPPESGDLTTRINVHDDSGSVSLALSDEKPPSVDGFAVSLKVGNGQYQLPYQPTQSANQVLVTKDGKSYTITGSGQGTAPGQSGMRQITFGIHVTCP, encoded by the coding sequence ATGACGAAACCGGATGTCCGGCCGCGACGCGACCCCCGCATCGCCGGGCTCGGGACGGTTGTGCTGATGATCGGGCTGTCGGGGTGCTCGAGTAGCGGTGGCGGTCCTGGCGCGGCGACCACCACGACCCCGGCCACCTCGAGCACCACCGTCATGATGGACCAGCATTCACACACGATCACCGCGAAGGTCGAGTGCACCACGACGGCGGCCGCGCCGCATGCCACGCCCCCCGAGTCGGGAGACCTGACGACGCGCATCAACGTGCACGACGATTCGGGGTCGGTATCGTTGGCGCTCTCCGACGAAAAGCCCCCCAGCGTGGACGGCTTCGCGGTTTCGCTCAAGGTTGGAAATGGTCAATACCAGTTGCCCTATCAGCCGACCCAGTCGGCGAATCAGGTGCTGGTCACGAAGGACGGCAAGAGCTATACGATCACCGGCTCCGGCCAAGGGACGGCACCCGGCCAAAGCGGTATGCGCCAGATCACGTTCGGGATACACGTCACGTGTCCGTGA
- a CDS encoding MFS transporter has protein sequence MTTDADDHTSWLTPGVGAVAATSFFSDASHEVTTSVLPTFLTGTLGASAAALGVVDGVSDALIGVMKLVGGPLANDPERRGRIASGGYLATALATGAVGVAATVWQAGFLRAIAWMSRGLRSPARDSLLASLSPEWARGRTFGLERAGDNLGAVVGPLLAAGLVASVGIRPALCLAALPGIFAAVAILVAARQARQHRPPVDAARRRRFDFGALRDAGMLRALLPVALFEFGNVATTLLILRSTQLLTSPQRTATAATSLAILIYAGHNVVATGASVAAGRWYDRAGPRAVFATGAVVYVLGYLVFAAGVHSPPVIALGFALAGAGIGLAEPTQSAVVSQLLPDRLRGSGFGVLGAVQAAGDVLATVVAGVLYTVASPAIAFCYAAGWMAFAVVASGMLRPARV, from the coding sequence ATGACCACCGATGCCGATGACCACACCAGCTGGCTGACACCGGGTGTCGGTGCGGTCGCGGCGACGAGCTTCTTCTCCGATGCCAGCCACGAGGTCACCACGTCGGTGTTACCCACCTTCCTCACCGGCACGTTGGGGGCTTCGGCCGCCGCGCTCGGGGTGGTGGACGGCGTCAGCGACGCCCTGATCGGCGTGATGAAACTGGTGGGCGGACCGCTGGCCAACGATCCCGAGCGCCGCGGGCGGATCGCGTCCGGCGGGTACCTGGCGACGGCGCTGGCGACCGGAGCCGTCGGCGTCGCGGCCACCGTGTGGCAAGCCGGGTTCCTGCGCGCCATCGCGTGGATGTCCCGCGGCCTGCGATCACCGGCGCGCGACTCGTTGCTGGCCTCCTTGAGCCCAGAATGGGCGCGAGGCAGGACATTCGGTCTGGAACGCGCCGGCGACAACCTCGGCGCGGTGGTTGGCCCCCTGCTGGCGGCCGGACTGGTGGCGTCGGTCGGAATCCGCCCCGCCCTGTGTCTGGCCGCGTTACCGGGGATTTTCGCGGCGGTGGCTATCCTGGTGGCCGCCCGCCAGGCGCGGCAGCACCGCCCACCCGTGGATGCCGCGCGGCGGCGGCGATTCGACTTCGGCGCGCTGCGTGACGCTGGGATGCTCAGGGCACTGCTGCCCGTGGCGCTGTTCGAATTCGGCAACGTGGCAACGACATTGCTGATTCTGCGCTCGACCCAACTGCTGACCTCCCCGCAACGCACCGCGACGGCGGCGACTTCGCTGGCGATCCTGATCTATGCCGGCCACAACGTGGTGGCGACGGGGGCCTCGGTGGCCGCGGGACGCTGGTATGACCGCGCGGGGCCGCGTGCCGTCTTCGCAACCGGCGCGGTCGTCTATGTGCTCGGTTATCTGGTGTTCGCCGCCGGGGTCCACAGTCCCCCCGTCATCGCGTTGGGCTTCGCCCTCGCCGGCGCGGGCATCGGACTTGCCGAACCGACGCAGTCCGCCGTGGTGTCGCAGCTGCTTCCGGATCGGTTGCGAGGCAGCGGGTTCGGTGTGCTGGGCGCGGTGCAGGCGGCCGGTGATGTGCTGGCGACCGTCGTCGCCGGTGTGCTCTACACCGTGGCCTCGCCCGCGATTGCGTTCTGCTACGCGGCAGGGTGGATGGCGTTCGCCGTCGTCGCCTCGGGCATGTTGCGACCGGCCCGAGTGTGA
- a CDS encoding TetR/AcrR family transcriptional regulator, translated as MAQRATKRPIPATAARRPRGEPRRLLLDAARALFAGQDYRSTTTREIAQAAGVTEHLLFRHFGSKAALFREALVVPFVSFVDDFGRTWQSVVPEETDERELTRLFVSRLYDVFVEHQGLLLTLMAADNLSDEEKTDAGIAEVRRAVTVLGQISVEGMQLRGLRSDHPDLPAHSTVSMIAGMAAFRSTYFGNNPPPRDVIVEELVQALLHGFLHRND; from the coding sequence GTGGCCCAGCGTGCGACGAAGCGGCCGATTCCCGCGACGGCGGCGCGTCGGCCGCGCGGGGAGCCGCGCCGGCTGTTGCTCGACGCGGCCCGTGCGCTTTTTGCCGGCCAGGACTATCGCAGCACCACGACGCGGGAAATCGCGCAGGCCGCCGGCGTCACTGAACACCTGCTGTTCCGACACTTCGGGTCCAAGGCCGCGCTATTCCGCGAGGCACTCGTGGTGCCCTTCGTCAGCTTCGTCGACGACTTCGGCCGGACGTGGCAGTCGGTGGTGCCTGAGGAGACCGACGAGCGGGAGTTGACCCGGCTTTTCGTATCGCGGCTCTACGACGTGTTCGTCGAACATCAGGGGCTGCTGTTGACGCTGATGGCCGCTGACAATCTGTCCGACGAGGAGAAGACCGATGCCGGCATCGCGGAGGTGCGCCGGGCGGTGACGGTGCTCGGCCAGATCAGCGTAGAGGGCATGCAATTGCGGGGCCTGCGGTCCGACCACCCGGACCTTCCCGCCCACTCGACGGTGTCGATGATCGCGGGAATGGCCGCCTTCCGCTCGACCTACTTCGGAAACAACCCGCCGCCTCGGGACGTGATCGTTGAGGAACTCGTTCAAGCGCTTCTGCACGGCTTCTTGCACCGCAACGACTGA
- a CDS encoding LLM class F420-dependent oxidoreductase: MSPVKLSVSTPVVITMPQVSAEWEQDASIEDLAQIAAVADRLGYYHLTCSEHVALPAVEQQRRGVRYWDPLATLGYLAAHTQRIRLATNVLVLAYHHPLEIAKRYGTLDMVSNGRLILGVGVGSLKEEFDLLGVPFDDRGPRGDDALRALRASLSVPEPAYHGEFYSFDGMVVDPCAMQDHVPIWVGGRTLRSLRRAVTLADGWAPFNVTLPQTREWLSRFDLPSGFEVVLPPPAPLDPIDAPDRTGEILADTAAHGATIVTAWFRHHSVQHYLENLHALAELHVRAG, from the coding sequence ATGAGCCCGGTGAAGCTATCGGTGTCCACCCCGGTGGTGATCACGATGCCCCAGGTCAGTGCCGAGTGGGAGCAGGACGCCTCCATCGAAGATTTGGCACAGATCGCCGCCGTCGCGGACCGGCTGGGCTATTACCACCTGACCTGCAGCGAGCACGTCGCGCTGCCGGCGGTCGAACAGCAGCGCAGGGGGGTGCGCTACTGGGATCCGCTGGCGACGCTCGGCTATCTGGCCGCCCACACCCAACGAATCCGACTGGCCACCAACGTGTTGGTGCTGGCCTACCATCATCCGCTGGAAATCGCCAAGCGCTACGGCACGTTGGACATGGTCAGCAATGGTCGGCTCATTCTCGGCGTCGGGGTCGGCAGCCTCAAAGAGGAATTCGACCTCCTCGGGGTTCCGTTCGACGACCGTGGGCCGCGCGGCGATGATGCGCTGCGCGCACTACGGGCGTCCCTGTCGGTTCCCGAACCGGCCTACCACGGGGAGTTCTATTCCTTCGACGGCATGGTCGTCGACCCGTGCGCGATGCAGGACCACGTCCCCATCTGGGTCGGCGGACGCACGCTGCGATCGCTGCGCCGCGCCGTCACGCTGGCCGACGGGTGGGCTCCGTTCAACGTGACCTTGCCGCAAACGCGAGAATGGTTGAGCCGCTTCGACCTTCCGTCGGGATTCGAGGTGGTGTTGCCGCCGCCGGCACCGCTGGATCCGATCGATGCTCCCGACCGCACCGGCGAGATCCTCGCCGACACCGCCGCGCACGGCGCCACCATCGTCACTGCCTGGTTCCGTCACCATTCCGTGCAGCATTATCTGGAGAATTTGCATGCGCTGGCCGAGCTGCACGTCCGGGCCGGTTAG
- a CDS encoding cytochrome P450: MTSPKTSPSVELYYDPFDVEIDSNPYPVWKRMRDEAPLYHNEKYNFYALSRYRDVVRELPNWETYRSGRGTTADILFANIEVPPGILLFEDPPLHDLHRKLLSRVFTPRRMLAVESLVRGFCVRELDPLVGEPGFDFIADLGAMMPMRTIGYLLGIPEADQEKIRDRSVANIELSEGANPAEVDANVFANTIALFAEYIEWRASHPSDDLMTELLRAEIDEPDGTRRPLSRTEVLSYTAMIAGAGNETTARLIGFMGQLLSDHPDQRRELVADPSLISGAIEETLRYEPPSPVQARYVARDAEHYGQVVPEGSFMLLLNASANRDETQLPDPDRYDIHRRGSHLSFGQGLHFCLGSALARMEARVAFEEVLKRWPDWEVDYANARRAHTASVRGWARLPVVVG, translated from the coding sequence GTGACTAGCCCCAAGACCAGCCCCAGCGTTGAATTGTATTACGACCCATTCGATGTCGAGATCGATTCGAACCCGTATCCGGTGTGGAAGCGGATGCGCGACGAAGCACCGCTGTACCACAACGAGAAGTACAACTTCTACGCGCTGAGCCGTTACCGGGACGTGGTGCGCGAGCTGCCAAACTGGGAAACCTACCGCTCCGGTCGCGGTACCACCGCCGACATCTTGTTCGCGAATATCGAAGTACCGCCGGGCATTCTGCTCTTCGAGGATCCTCCGCTGCACGACCTGCACCGCAAGCTGCTGTCCCGCGTCTTCACCCCGCGGCGCATGCTCGCCGTGGAGTCGTTGGTGCGCGGTTTCTGTGTACGCGAGCTCGACCCGCTGGTGGGCGAGCCTGGGTTCGATTTCATCGCGGACCTCGGCGCGATGATGCCGATGCGAACCATCGGCTATCTGCTGGGCATCCCCGAAGCGGACCAGGAAAAGATCCGCGACCGCAGCGTGGCCAACATCGAATTGTCCGAGGGCGCCAACCCGGCCGAGGTGGACGCAAACGTGTTCGCCAATACCATCGCGCTGTTTGCCGAGTACATCGAATGGCGAGCCAGCCATCCCTCCGACGACTTGATGACCGAGCTGTTGCGGGCGGAAATCGACGAACCCGATGGCACGCGTCGGCCCCTGTCGCGGACCGAGGTGCTGTCCTACACCGCGATGATCGCCGGTGCCGGCAACGAAACCACCGCTCGGTTGATCGGTTTTATGGGGCAGCTGCTGTCGGATCATCCCGATCAGCGCCGCGAGCTGGTCGCGGACCCGTCGCTGATCTCGGGCGCGATCGAAGAGACGCTGCGCTACGAACCGCCCTCGCCTGTGCAGGCGCGTTACGTCGCACGCGATGCCGAGCACTACGGCCAGGTGGTCCCGGAGGGCTCATTCATGCTGTTGCTCAACGCCTCGGCGAACCGCGACGAAACTCAGCTCCCCGACCCCGACCGCTACGACATCCACCGTCGCGGTAGCCATCTCAGTTTCGGGCAGGGCCTGCACTTCTGCCTGGGGTCAGCGCTGGCCCGAATGGAGGCGCGGGTGGCCTTCGAGGAGGTACTCAAACGCTGGCCGGACTGGGAAGTGGACTATGCCAATGCCCGACGCGCGCATACCGCGAGCGTGCGCGGGTGGGCCCGGCTGCCGGTGGTAGTGGGGTAG
- a CDS encoding TetR/AcrR family transcriptional regulator, with translation MIENQAGSRRAYGGPERGEVVTALRDLAKRVGVQRVTMRALSAQLGAAVPSVYRHVPCKQAALELVAESVLEEIPTSEDGPWDTRLVELYSTARESILGVPGVANILQSRPESEPARRLDRYSRDLIAQAGLTKSGAAAAHMVLCTYLLGSVALEESRPAEEAPQARRPTAAEFRAGLGLIIAGIKSSAQGNN, from the coding sequence GTGATCGAAAACCAGGCCGGTAGCCGCCGTGCCTACGGCGGCCCGGAACGCGGCGAGGTGGTGACCGCCCTGCGCGATTTGGCGAAACGGGTGGGGGTGCAGCGCGTGACGATGCGCGCGCTCTCCGCTCAACTCGGCGCCGCCGTGCCCTCGGTGTACCGGCACGTGCCCTGCAAGCAGGCCGCGCTGGAGCTGGTCGCCGAATCGGTGCTGGAAGAGATACCGACCTCCGAAGACGGGCCGTGGGACACCCGGCTCGTTGAGCTCTACAGCACCGCCCGGGAATCGATTCTGGGCGTCCCCGGCGTCGCGAACATCCTGCAATCCCGTCCGGAAAGCGAGCCCGCCCGTCGGCTCGATCGATATAGCCGCGACCTGATCGCACAAGCCGGGTTGACCAAATCCGGTGCAGCGGCTGCTCATATGGTCTTGTGTACCTACCTGCTGGGCTCGGTGGCGCTGGAGGAGAGCCGTCCGGCCGAGGAAGCGCCCCAGGCGAGAAGGCCAACCGCGGCAGAGTTCCGGGCCGGGCTGGGCCTGATCATCGCCGGAATCAAATCGTCGGCGCAGGGTAATAACTGA
- a CDS encoding alpha/beta fold hydrolase encodes MDIFAEWQNLSTELRWRSTTAANDGQEVRVFSRRCGTAGAPPLVLVHGFPTSSIDFFDLTHELADDFDMYLLDFPGYGLSDKPPEPYVYSLYDDARLLVYAITEVWKLTGFRMLTHDRGSSVGMIALGMLAELDPPSLPVDLILTNANIYLPLANLTLFQTALLDPETRRATAAATTPETLAAGMGASTFMPRRKPTDPEIVALAKCFAHNDGIRVLPDTIVYLHERAADETKWLQALSGSHVNTTVAWGLHDNVAPLRVPNYVWQTYLKDKPGRNRYWVLPGADHYIQCDAPRQLAQIVRLAVEEGDIALQTLGNQPDGAVLVDQSI; translated from the coding sequence TTGGACATCTTCGCGGAATGGCAAAACCTCAGCACCGAACTGCGCTGGCGATCGACGACCGCCGCCAACGATGGGCAAGAAGTTAGGGTGTTCAGCCGCCGCTGTGGCACGGCCGGGGCTCCGCCGCTCGTGCTCGTTCACGGCTTTCCGACCTCGAGCATCGACTTCTTCGACTTAACCCATGAACTCGCGGACGATTTCGACATGTACCTTTTGGACTTTCCGGGTTACGGGTTGTCCGACAAGCCGCCGGAGCCATACGTCTACTCGCTGTATGACGATGCGCGGCTGCTGGTGTACGCCATCACCGAGGTATGGAAGCTGACCGGGTTCCGCATGCTCACCCACGACCGCGGCAGCAGCGTCGGCATGATCGCACTCGGCATGCTCGCGGAGCTGGACCCGCCGTCGCTGCCGGTGGATCTCATCCTGACCAACGCCAACATCTACCTGCCGCTGGCCAATCTCACCCTGTTTCAAACCGCGCTACTGGACCCCGAAACGCGGCGAGCCACGGCCGCGGCGACCACACCGGAGACCCTGGCCGCCGGGATGGGCGCCAGCACCTTCATGCCGAGGAGGAAACCGACCGATCCGGAGATCGTCGCGCTGGCGAAGTGCTTCGCCCACAACGACGGAATCCGGGTGCTGCCGGACACCATCGTGTATCTGCATGAACGCGCCGCCGATGAAACCAAGTGGTTACAGGCGCTTTCCGGCAGCCATGTCAACACGACGGTGGCGTGGGGATTGCACGACAACGTCGCTCCGTTGCGCGTGCCCAACTACGTTTGGCAGACCTACCTCAAGGACAAGCCCGGCCGCAACCGGTATTGGGTGCTTCCGGGCGCGGATCACTACATTCAATGCGACGCTCCCCGGCAACTGGCCCAGATCGTGCGTCTCGCTGTCGAAGAAGGCGACATCGCGCTGCAAACGCTCGGCAATCAGCCCGACGGGGCGGTCCTCGTCGATCAGAGCATTTAG
- a CDS encoding spirocyclase AveC family protein has product MNTQMTPALAGAMYFAYASSILFLAIGTYLSYRRRRIHPLLLLAISAISFSWIESPYDWAMYAQFPPALPRMPSWWPLNLTWGGLPSSVPLGYVSYFTIPALLGAALGRWLSAKFNWRRPITLLVVGLAVGFCWALFFNAFTGAQLGNFYYGYVIPGLAIFEGTRNQYPLYDSLAMGIQMMVFTYLLGRTDAAGRNVIDMWADKRSKTRLQSSALSGAAVIVIGHLVYGSVFAPHLVTKLGGWVTAGPTEQLYPGVPNQPK; this is encoded by the coding sequence GTGAACACCCAGATGACGCCCGCGCTGGCCGGGGCGATGTACTTCGCCTACGCCAGCAGCATCCTGTTCCTGGCGATCGGGACCTATCTGAGCTACCGTCGCCGGCGCATCCACCCGCTGTTACTGCTTGCCATCTCAGCTATTTCGTTCTCGTGGATCGAGTCCCCGTACGACTGGGCGATGTATGCACAGTTTCCGCCCGCACTACCGCGCATGCCGTCGTGGTGGCCCCTGAACCTCACCTGGGGCGGGTTGCCATCGTCGGTGCCGCTCGGCTACGTGTCCTACTTCACGATCCCCGCCCTGCTAGGCGCCGCCCTGGGCCGCTGGCTTAGCGCAAAATTCAACTGGCGCAGGCCAATTACCCTCCTGGTGGTCGGCCTCGCGGTCGGCTTCTGCTGGGCGCTGTTCTTCAACGCGTTCACCGGCGCCCAGCTCGGCAACTTCTACTACGGCTACGTGATCCCCGGCCTCGCGATCTTTGAGGGCACCAGGAACCAGTACCCGCTCTACGACTCGCTCGCCATGGGCATCCAGATGATGGTGTTCACCTATCTGCTCGGACGCACCGACGCCGCGGGACGCAACGTGATCGACATGTGGGCCGACAAGAGATCGAAGACCCGGCTGCAGTCATCGGCGCTGTCCGGCGCGGCCGTCATCGTCATCGGGCACCTGGTGTATGGCTCGGTCTTCGCGCCGCACCTGGTCACGAAGCTGGGCGGCTGGGTGACCGCAGGCCCGACGGAGCAGCTCTACCCCGGCGTGCCGAACCAACCCAAGTAG